One genomic window of Cercospora beticola chromosome 5, complete sequence includes the following:
- a CDS encoding uncharacterized protein (MEROPS:MER0029657): MKLLSVLALAVSCASAQRKCGTTNNNAPQNLRYEATAEPADSLAARQASRARYTVDTYVHVITTQNKSSLYPREMVEQQMRVMNEAYASARFAFKTISIDYTVNDAWASALDGPLEVEYKTKLRKGGYDDLNLYFLSDLGNGLLGFCYFPEPFASPEQRILDGCVNLAGSMPGGETPSYNLGATAVHETGHWLGLFHTFSEDGLGCSGPGDYVLDTPHQLNATRGCPAVNPDTCPQRRGVDPIHNYMDYSTDICMYEFTRLQSLRMRVMYATLRRTQRDRK, from the exons ATGAAGCTCTTATCAGTTTTGGCTTTGGCCGTATCATGTGCTTCTGCACAGCGCAAGTGTGGAACTACCAACAATAATGCCCCACAAAATCTCAGATACGAGGCCACCGCAGAGCCTGCTGACAGTCTTGCGGCTCGTCAAGCTTCGAGAGCAAGATATACTGTCGACACTTATGTTCATGTCATCACGACTCAGAACAAGAGTAGTCTGTACCCTCGTGAGATGGTTGAGCAGCAG ATGCGAGTGATGAACGAGGCATATGCTTCTGCGCGCTTTGCTTTCAAGACGATCAGCATCGACTATACTGTCAATGACGCATGGGCTTCTGCTCTCGATGGGCCTCTGGAAGTGGAGTACAAGACCAAGTTGAGGAAGGGAGGCTACGATGACCTCAATCTGTATTTTTTGAGTGATCTCGGGA ACGGCCTTCTCGGCTTCTGCTACTTCCCCGAACCCTTCGCCTCCCCAGAGCAACGCATCCTCGACGGCTGCGTAAACCTCGCGGGTAGCATGCCGGGCGGCGAAACTCCTTCCTACAACCTCGGTGCAACCGCCGTTCACGAAACCGGCCACTGGCTCGGACTCTTTCACACTTTCAGTGAAGATGGACTCGGCTGCAGCGGTCCAGGAGATTATGTCCTTGATACTCCTCACCAATTGAACGCTACTCGAGGATGTCCTGCTGTGAATCCTGATACTTGCCCCCAGCGACGGGGCGTGGATCCAATCCATAACTATATGGATTACTCGACTGATATTTGCATGTATGAGTTTACGAGGTTGCAGAGTTTGAGGATGAGGGTTATGTATGCGACATTGAGGAGGACACAGAGAGATAGGAAGTAG